A window of Roseateles sp. XES5 genomic DNA:
TGAGGGCCGAGCCAAAGAAGACCGGCGTCATGTGCCCCTCGAGGAAGGCCTCGCGGTCGAATGGCCGGCAGGCCTCGCGCGCCAGCTCCATCTCCTCGATGAAGGCCGCGCGCTCGTTTTCCGGCAGGTGCTTCGCCACTTCCGCGGCGTCGTCGATCTTTGTCGGCTGGACCTGCGTGTCCGAGCCGCGGAAGGTGCGGTCGGAAAGGTGGTAGGAGCCGCAGAAGGTCTTGGAGCGGCCGACCGGCCAGGTGACCGGCGCCGTGTCGAGCGCGAGCTTTTCCTCCACTTCGTCGAGGATCTCGAAGGGATCGCGGCTTTCGCGGTCCATCTTGTTGACGAAGGTGAGGATGGGCGTGTTGCGCGCGCGGCAGACCTGCAGCAGGCGGCGGGTCTGCGGCTCCACGCCATTGGCCGCGTCGATCACCATCAGGGCCGCGTCCACCGCGGTCAGCACGCGGTAGGTGTCTTCCGAGAAGTCCTGGTGGCCCGGGGTGTCCAGCAGATTGATCACGCAGTCGCGGTACTCCATCTGCATCACCGAGCTGGCCACCGAGATGCCGCGTTGCTTTTCGATCTCCATCCAGTCCGAGGTCGCATGGCGCGAGGCCTTGCGCGCCTTCACCGAGCCGGCGATCTGGATCGCGCCGGAGAACAGCAGCAGCTTCTCGGTCAGCGTGGTCTTGCCCGCGTCAGGGTGGGAAATGATGGCGAAGGTGCGGCGGCGGGAGACCGCCTCGGCAAGGGTTTCGGCCATGTTCAAGCAATATCCTGTGAGTTGCCGCGGTCTTTACAGGCTCCGCCCCGAAGATGCAATTGACGGGCGGACAGGCGGTTCGGCTTATGGGTCCATGATCTCCCAGCCAACACTCGCCCTCATCCGCCTCGCCCATGGCGAAGCCATCGCCCTTCCCGCCTACGAGACCGCCGGCGCGGCCGGCATGGACCTTCGCGCCGCCGTTTCCACCGACGCCCCACTGACGCTGGCGCCCGGTGTGCGCGCGCTGGTGCCGACCGGCTTCATCTTCGAAATCCCCCACGGCTACGAGGGCCAGATACGGCCCCGCTCCGGCCTTGCCTTCAAGCACGGCATCACCTGCCTCAACACGCCCGGCACCGTCGACAGCGACTATCGCGGCGAGGTGAAGGTGCTGCTGGTCAATCTCGGCGAGGAGCCCTTCGTCATCGAACGCGGCATGCGCATCGCCCAGATGGTCATCGCGCCGGTGACGCAGGTCGCCGTGCAGGAGACGGCAGAGGCCGGCGAGACCACCCGCGGGGCCGGCGGCTTCGGCTCCACCGGCGTGCGCTGAGGCATGCCCGAGCGCAGAGGCCTCACCTTCCGTTCCCGCTATTTCGACGACCCCGCCGCCTGGCGCGCGCTCGCCGGCCTGCTGGAGGCGGTCTTCGACATCGATGTGACGGTGATGGATCGGCTGGGCGGACCGGATCCGTCGAGCGTGCCCTTCGCATGGTTCGATGCGGCCGGCGCCTGCATCGCCAACATTACCGCCTTTTCCCTGCCCCTCGTCGTGGATGGCGCGGTCGTTCGGGCCGCCGGCCTGCAATCGGGCGCGGTACGGCCGGACTATCGCGGGCAGGGTCTCTACCGCGACGTGATGGAAGCGGCGCTTCGCCATTGCGACGACGAGGGCTTTGAAGCCGTCGCACTGCTCACCGATACGCCCGATCTCTATACCCGCCATGGCTTTCGCCCCGTGGCGCAGCATCGTTTTGCGGGTCCTGCGCCGATGGGCGGTGAGGCGGCACCGACGCGGCGGCTCGACATAGGCAAGGCGGACGACATCGCGGCGATCATCCGGCTGCTGGACGAACGGCAGCCGGTCTCCGCGCGCTTCGCGCCGCTCCGCCAGCGGGCGATGTTCCTCTTCAACGCGTCCCTGATGCCGGACCTGCGACTGGACCTCTTAGGCGAGGCTGCCGTCGCCTGGAGAATGGCGGAGGACGGGCTTTTCGAGCTGCTCGATATTGCCGGCCCCGCCCTTCCCGGCCTTGCGGATATCCTCGCGAGCCTGCGGATCGCGCCATCGCGCGTCGTCGTGCACTTTGCCCCGGACAGGCTCGGCTGGACGGGCGAGGCCGTTGCCGATGCGGGCGAGATGGTTCTGATGCTGCGGGCGCCGGACGGCCTCTTGCCACAGCATCCCTTCGCCCTGCCGCCGATGGCGGAATTCTGAACCACTGGAGCACCGGGCCTCCGCCGCCATGCGCCGCTGAGCCCCGGGCATTGCCGCCGAGGGCGGACGGGCGTAGAACGAGGCCTTCGAGGAGCCGATCCATGACCCTTGCCGTCCTTCTTGCCTATAGCGGCGCGCTGTTCATTGCCGCCATCATCCCCGGCCCCGGGGTCACGGCCATCGTCGCCCGCGCGCTCGGCTCCGGCTTCCGGCCCACCTTCTTCATGGGACTGGGTCTCATCCTCGGCGACATGGTGTACCTCACCGCCGTCACCCTCGGCCTTGCCTTCATCGCCCAGACCTTCACCACGGCCTTCGCGCTGATCAAGATCGCCGGGGCGCTCTACCTCGTCTACATCGCCTGGAAGCTCTGGACGACGGGCCTGATACCGCAGACCATCGAGGCGCAGCGCTCGACCAGCATGACCATGTCCTTCTTCTCCGGCCTGTTCGTGACGCTCGGCAACCCGAAGACCATGCTCTTCTACGTCGCCCTCGTGCCGACGTTGGTCGACCTCGACACGATCGGCCTTCGGGACTACGGCCTGCTGCTTGCCGCCACCTTCGTGGTGCTGCTGGCGGTGCTCGTTCCCTATATGGCGCTCGCCGCCCGCGCCCGGCATTTGCTCAAGCAGCCGAAGGCGCTGCAGCGGATGAACCGCGTCGCCGCCGGCATTCTCGCCGGTACGGCCGCCTATATCGCCACGCGCGCGGCGTGAATTGCACCGTCGCGGTGAAGCGGCGGCCAAATTCTTCCACCCGCGGCGCTTTTGCCGCAAAATCCGGACTCGTCTAAGCGTGCATTCCTTCCTATGTTCTCAGCAACGAGAACCGAGGGAGCCCCTGATGACCGACACCCGCAAACCCGGCCGCGGCCGTATCTACGCCTCCATTACCGAAACCATCGGCGATACGCCCATCGTGCGGCTCGACAAGTTCGCGAAGGAAAAGGGCGTTCAGGCCAACCTCCTCGCCAAGCTCGAATTCTTCAATCCGATCGCCTCGGTGAAGGACCGCATCGGCGTCGCCATGATCGAAGCGCTGGAAGCGGCGGGCAAGATCACGCCCGGCCAGTCCACGCTGGTTGAGCCGACCTCGGGCAATACGGGCATCGCGCTCGCTTTCGCCGCCGCCGCGAAGGGCTACCGCCTTATCCTCACCATGCCGGAGACCATGTCAGCGGAACGACGCAAGATGCTGGTTCTGCTGGGCGCCGAACTGGTGCTGACCGAGGGCCCGAAAGGCATGAAGGGCGCCATCGCCAAGGCGGAGGAACTGGCCGCCGACATCCCGGGCGCCGTCATTCCCCAGCAATTCGAGAACCCGGCCAATCCGGACATCCACCGCCGCACGACGGCGGAAGAAATCTGGAACGACACTGACGGCGCGGTCGATATCTTCGTCTCTGGCATCGGCACCGGTGGCACGATCACCGGCGCGGGCCAGGTGCTGAAGGCGCGCAAGCCCGGCCTCAAGGTCATCGCCGTCGAACCCGCCGACAGCCCGGTGCTCTCGGGCGGCAATCCCGGCCCGCACAAGATCCAGGGCATCGGCGCGGGCTTCGCGCCCGCCGTGCTCGACACGGCCGTCTATGACGAGATCGTCACGGTCACCAATGACGAAGCCTTCGAGAATGCCCGCCTCGTCGCCCGCCTCGAGGGTGTGCCGGTCGGCATTTCTTCCGGCGCCGCGCTGACCGCCGCCGCCAGGGTGGGCAGCCGCCCGGAAAATGCCGGCAAGACCATCGTCGTCATCATCCCCTCCTTCGCCGAACGTTACCTTTCCACCGCCCTATTCGACGGCCTCGGCGGCTGAGTTCGCGGTCCGTGGCGCAGCCCACCGCGCCACGGATCGTTCCGGCGGGAGCGCAGTATATCCGCCGTTCACCGGCCAAACGCGGGCGTGCGAAATTGAGCGAGGAGGCAAGCGGATATCCCGCCCCTCCCCTTCGTCGCAGCCGTACCGTCTCCCAACGACGGAGGGGAGCGAACACCGCTCGCCGTGCCCCTGATTTCCTCCGGCGGTTAAGCTGCCTCTTCCCGGATCACGCCATGCTGCACCACATCTCCTTCGGCGTCCGCGATATCGAACACGCAACACGGTTCTACGATGCGACCCTTGCGCCGCTCGGCTTTGTCCGCGTCTGGTCCGATCTTCGGCCCGGCGAACCGGACCAGGCCGTCGGCTACGGATTGCCCGGCGGCGGCGACAAGCTGGCTCTCAAGCACTGCGGCGACGCCGCCCGCGCGCCCGGCCCCGGCTTCCACA
This region includes:
- the dut gene encoding dUTP diphosphatase; translation: MISQPTLALIRLAHGEAIALPAYETAGAAGMDLRAAVSTDAPLTLAPGVRALVPTGFIFEIPHGYEGQIRPRSGLAFKHGITCLNTPGTVDSDYRGEVKVLLVNLGEEPFVIERGMRIAQMVIAPVTQVAVQETAEAGETTRGAGGFGSTGVR
- a CDS encoding GNAT family N-acetyltransferase gives rise to the protein MPERRGLTFRSRYFDDPAAWRALAGLLEAVFDIDVTVMDRLGGPDPSSVPFAWFDAAGACIANITAFSLPLVVDGAVVRAAGLQSGAVRPDYRGQGLYRDVMEAALRHCDDEGFEAVALLTDTPDLYTRHGFRPVAQHRFAGPAPMGGEAAPTRRLDIGKADDIAAIIRLLDERQPVSARFAPLRQRAMFLFNASLMPDLRLDLLGEAAVAWRMAEDGLFELLDIAGPALPGLADILASLRIAPSRVVVHFAPDRLGWTGEAVADAGEMVLMLRAPDGLLPQHPFALPPMAEF
- a CDS encoding LysE family translocator, whose amino-acid sequence is MTLAVLLAYSGALFIAAIIPGPGVTAIVARALGSGFRPTFFMGLGLILGDMVYLTAVTLGLAFIAQTFTTAFALIKIAGALYLVYIAWKLWTTGLIPQTIEAQRSTSMTMSFFSGLFVTLGNPKTMLFYVALVPTLVDLDTIGLRDYGLLLAATFVVLLAVLVPYMALAARARHLLKQPKALQRMNRVAAGILAGTAAYIATRAA
- the cysK gene encoding cysteine synthase A; amino-acid sequence: MTDTRKPGRGRIYASITETIGDTPIVRLDKFAKEKGVQANLLAKLEFFNPIASVKDRIGVAMIEALEAAGKITPGQSTLVEPTSGNTGIALAFAAAAKGYRLILTMPETMSAERRKMLVLLGAELVLTEGPKGMKGAIAKAEELAADIPGAVIPQQFENPANPDIHRRTTAEEIWNDTDGAVDIFVSGIGTGGTITGAGQVLKARKPGLKVIAVEPADSPVLSGGNPGPHKIQGIGAGFAPAVLDTAVYDEIVTVTNDEAFENARLVARLEGVPVGISSGAALTAAARVGSRPENAGKTIVVIIPSFAERYLSTALFDGLGG
- a CDS encoding VOC family protein, with amino-acid sequence MLHHISFGVRDIEHATRFYDATLAPLGFVRVWSDLRPGEPDQAVGYGLPGGGDKLALKHCGDAARAPGPGFHIALAAPSRKAVDAFHQAALTAGGTDNGAPGLRLAYGPTYYAAFVIDPDGHRIEAVCKEPA